From a region of the Nonomuraea helvata genome:
- the ppgK gene encoding polyphosphate--glucose phosphotransferase, with protein MNVLGIDIGGSGIKGAPVDIEAGELVEERLRIPTPQPSKPDEVAEAVETIIKHFGWNGPVGVTFPGVVKDGVVLTAANVDHSWIGVDAAKLFGGATVLNDADAAGVAEMTFGRGRGKQGTVLMLTFGTGIGSALFTDGTLVRNTELGHLELHGKDAEHRASARAREEHDLSWEKWAERVEEYLRHVEMLLSPSLIVIGGGASKKADKFLPHVHIDTPVVPAALQNEAGIIGAALATLGASR; from the coding sequence ATGAACGTGTTGGGCATTGACATCGGCGGCTCGGGAATCAAGGGCGCGCCCGTCGACATCGAGGCAGGCGAGCTGGTCGAGGAGCGTTTGCGCATCCCCACGCCCCAGCCGTCCAAGCCCGATGAGGTCGCCGAGGCGGTAGAGACGATCATCAAGCATTTCGGCTGGAACGGTCCCGTCGGGGTCACGTTCCCCGGCGTGGTCAAGGACGGCGTCGTGCTGACGGCCGCCAATGTGGACCACTCGTGGATCGGCGTCGACGCGGCGAAGCTTTTCGGCGGGGCCACGGTGCTGAACGACGCCGACGCGGCCGGCGTGGCCGAGATGACCTTCGGGCGCGGGCGGGGGAAGCAGGGCACCGTCCTCATGCTGACGTTCGGCACGGGGATCGGGAGCGCGCTGTTCACCGACGGGACGCTCGTGCGCAACACGGAACTCGGGCATCTGGAGCTCCACGGCAAGGACGCCGAGCACCGGGCGTCGGCGCGGGCGCGGGAGGAGCACGACCTCAGCTGGGAGAAGTGGGCCGAGCGGGTGGAGGAGTACCTCCGGCACGTGGAGATGCTGCTGTCGCCCTCGCTGATCGTCATCGGCGGAGGTGCGAGCAAGAAGGCCGACAAGTTCCTGCCGCACGTCCACATCGACACGCCCGTGGTGCCCGCCGCCCTCCAGAACGAGGCCGGCATCATCGGCGCCGCCCTGGCCACGTTGGGCGCCTCCCGCTGA
- a CDS encoding SAM-dependent methyltransferase, with amino-acid sequence MTQARITRVLDAATGGKNNFAADRDTVRRYDQAAPIVTTAARAVLDYLCRVVRHLATAGVDQFVIVGSGVPSGLPAGRQLHDVARDALGAAVPRVVYVENDPMVLAGARATIEPVTDLVRVVEGDVREIDDLLDDRVMQTFLDWDRPMAVLLLSTHSLNDDEYFHYVIKRIRQVVPERSYLSLLQTTFDAMPPELLPAVHDLLAMTLPGHAIRTREEVAALLEGLVLLDPGLVWVPEWRPNGLDTACADQPSSSGTYGAVAHLP; translated from the coding sequence ATGACCCAAGCAAGGATCACCCGGGTTCTCGACGCTGCCACGGGTGGAAAGAACAATTTCGCGGCGGACAGAGACACGGTGCGCCGCTACGATCAGGCCGCTCCGATCGTGACGACGGCCGCACGGGCCGTGCTGGACTATTTATGCCGTGTGGTCCGTCACCTCGCGACGGCGGGCGTGGACCAGTTCGTGATCGTCGGGAGTGGCGTGCCCAGCGGCCTGCCGGCGGGCAGACAGTTGCACGACGTGGCCCGTGACGCCCTGGGCGCCGCGGTCCCCCGTGTGGTCTACGTGGAGAACGACCCGATGGTGCTGGCCGGAGCCCGGGCGACCATCGAGCCCGTCACCGATCTCGTACGCGTCGTAGAGGGCGACGTACGCGAGATCGACGACCTCCTCGACGACCGGGTCATGCAGACGTTCCTCGACTGGGACCGGCCCATGGCCGTGCTGCTGCTGTCGACCCACAGCCTGAACGACGACGAGTACTTCCACTACGTGATCAAGCGGATCCGGCAGGTGGTGCCGGAAAGGAGCTACCTGTCGCTGCTGCAGACCACGTTCGACGCGATGCCACCGGAGCTGCTGCCGGCCGTTCACGATCTGCTGGCGATGACGCTGCCCGGTCACGCGATCCGGACCAGGGAGGAGGTTGCGGCGTTGCTCGAAGGTCTGGTGCTGCTGGATCCGGGACTGGTGTGGGTCCCGGAATGGCGGCCGAACGGCCTCGACACCGCCTGCGCCGATCAGCCGAGCTCCTCGGGGACGTACGGCGCCGTGGCCCACCTCCCGTGA
- a CDS encoding TenA family protein, whose translation MSGATFSEWLREQCEPEWTAVVTHPFAMAITTGAAADEDMRRYLEQDFQFVDSFTALLGAAVASADTFEARVPYGRFLGQVATTEEKTYFHRALAELGGRTEVPLEPVTAAFRRLMDEVRASQDYLLIVAVLCVAEWSYLGWASRAGEPLPERFVHREWIELHEGAEFRAWVAFLRGELDRLGAELDGQRRTEVLHVFRRAVELERAFFDMSTGRARQ comes from the coding sequence GTGAGCGGAGCGACCTTCAGCGAGTGGCTCAGGGAGCAGTGCGAGCCCGAGTGGACGGCGGTGGTGACGCATCCGTTCGCCATGGCGATCACGACGGGCGCGGCGGCCGATGAGGACATGCGGCGCTACCTGGAGCAGGACTTCCAGTTCGTGGACTCGTTCACGGCCTTGCTCGGGGCGGCCGTGGCGAGTGCCGACACGTTCGAGGCGCGGGTGCCGTACGGGAGGTTCCTCGGGCAGGTCGCCACCACCGAGGAGAAGACGTACTTCCACCGGGCGCTGGCCGAGCTGGGCGGGCGGACCGAGGTGCCGCTGGAGCCGGTGACGGCGGCGTTCAGGCGGCTCATGGACGAGGTGCGGGCGTCGCAGGACTATCTGCTGATCGTGGCCGTGCTCTGCGTGGCCGAGTGGTCCTACCTGGGATGGGCGTCGCGGGCCGGGGAGCCGCTTCCTGAGAGGTTCGTGCACCGCGAGTGGATCGAACTGCACGAGGGCGCGGAGTTCCGCGCGTGGGTGGCCTTCCTGCGTGGCGAACTCGACCGCCTGGGCGCGGAGCTGGACGGGCAGCGGCGGACGGAGGTGCTCCACGTGTTCCGCCGCGCGGTCGAGTTGGAGCGGGCCTTCTTCGACATGTCCACCGGCAGGGCCCGTCAGTAG
- a CDS encoding DUF4253 domain-containing protein produces MNDHRLPPELGRLFADGGGGRRLPVALPPGDVVWPDPGYTGQGEAARPAFWMSEEAASGEDWARVREWHPHSGLWPVLLDESAQPWGIGQIVPDDPRQIGHFTAEGFMTEVWQEWVAQMPQGALDELEPYGAICPGPAPPGVLKADPEAVADWLARELSVKGMPLGLVAAPRGADALAVMGWQGALHHNEWMVPMAAVVRSWEERFGARVVSVGFNTLDLSVAAPPDDPEHALHVAAEHWTFCPDNIVQGPGDLEGYAEQIIGEHAWSFWWD; encoded by the coding sequence ATGAACGATCACCGGCTGCCACCCGAGCTGGGCCGGCTGTTCGCCGACGGCGGCGGGGGGCGCAGGCTGCCCGTCGCGCTGCCGCCCGGGGACGTGGTCTGGCCCGACCCCGGCTACACCGGGCAGGGCGAGGCGGCCAGGCCGGCGTTCTGGATGAGTGAGGAGGCCGCGAGCGGCGAGGACTGGGCGCGGGTGCGCGAGTGGCACCCGCACAGCGGCCTGTGGCCGGTGCTGCTGGACGAGTCGGCGCAGCCCTGGGGGATCGGGCAGATCGTGCCGGACGATCCACGCCAGATCGGCCACTTCACCGCCGAGGGGTTCATGACCGAGGTGTGGCAGGAGTGGGTGGCCCAGATGCCGCAGGGCGCGCTGGACGAGCTGGAGCCGTACGGGGCGATCTGTCCCGGCCCTGCCCCGCCCGGCGTGCTCAAGGCCGATCCCGAGGCGGTCGCCGACTGGCTCGCGCGGGAGCTGTCCGTCAAGGGGATGCCGCTCGGCCTGGTTGCCGCGCCACGGGGCGCCGACGCGCTGGCCGTGATGGGCTGGCAGGGCGCGCTGCACCACAACGAGTGGATGGTTCCGATGGCGGCGGTGGTGCGCAGCTGGGAGGAGCGGTTCGGGGCGCGGGTGGTGAGCGTCGGGTTCAACACGCTGGATCTGAGCGTGGCCGCGCCGCCCGACGATCCGGAGCACGCGTTACACGTGGCCGCGGAGCACTGGACGTTCTGCCCGGACAACATCGTCCAGGGACCCGGCGACCTGGAGGGCTACGCCGAGCAGATCATCGGCGAGCACGCCTGGTCGTTCTGGTGGGACTGA
- a CDS encoding CocE/NonD family hydrolase → MLEGAYRLRIAAVRGVGGDRLGRGLLIAERGYQVIMQNCRGTFGSGGEYRPFRDEREDGLATLEWLADQPWFSGKVAMFGLSYHGYAQLAAGPGAPGFVGALVPQMAASRVYGVQHGPALCLQGVLTWVYQQYVQHFEESFFGKMRVTARRTGSLDKGFAHLPAGEADRVIAGRTVPHFQEILRNESPQDEFWAAMDHAKRVPDIQAPVHLVGGWYDFFLADQLADYQALREVGRNPYLTVGPWPHASLDGLKAGFQESLAWYDAHLRGNPDALRPSPVRVCVMGVDEWVDLPSWPPPATPVRWYLRAGGGLSRDHADAAEAPSRYRYDPADPTPSVGGAVVLGGGPKDNRRLETRADVLIFTSAPMKRRTTVMGTVSAVLYVRSSLEHTDFFARLCDVAPNGKSINICDGIVRLTPGSPVDQDGVHRVTVSLSPTAHCFRAGHRIRLQVSSGAHPMHNRNLGTGEPIATATAIRVADQEVLHDEGHPSAVVLPVS, encoded by the coding sequence GTGCTCGAAGGCGCGTACCGCCTCCGGATCGCGGCCGTAAGGGGTGTCGGCGGCGATCGGCTCGGCCGGGGGCTGCTGATCGCCGAGCGCGGCTACCAGGTGATCATGCAGAACTGCCGGGGCACCTTCGGGTCGGGCGGGGAGTACCGGCCGTTCCGCGACGAACGCGAGGACGGGCTGGCCACGCTGGAGTGGCTGGCCGATCAGCCGTGGTTCAGCGGCAAGGTGGCGATGTTCGGCCTGAGCTACCACGGGTACGCGCAGCTCGCCGCCGGGCCGGGCGCGCCCGGGTTCGTCGGGGCGCTGGTGCCGCAGATGGCGGCATCCCGCGTGTACGGCGTGCAACACGGGCCGGCCCTGTGCCTCCAGGGCGTGCTCACCTGGGTCTACCAGCAGTACGTCCAGCACTTCGAGGAGTCGTTCTTCGGAAAGATGCGGGTGACGGCCCGCCGCACGGGGTCGTTGGACAAGGGGTTCGCACACCTGCCGGCCGGCGAGGCGGATCGGGTGATCGCCGGGCGGACCGTTCCCCACTTTCAGGAGATCCTGCGGAACGAGAGTCCCCAGGACGAGTTCTGGGCCGCGATGGACCACGCGAAGCGGGTGCCGGACATCCAGGCGCCCGTGCATCTGGTGGGAGGCTGGTACGACTTCTTCCTGGCCGACCAGCTCGCCGACTACCAGGCACTGCGAGAGGTGGGCAGGAACCCGTACCTCACCGTCGGGCCGTGGCCGCACGCCTCGCTGGACGGCCTCAAGGCCGGGTTCCAAGAGAGCCTCGCCTGGTACGACGCTCATCTGCGGGGCAACCCCGACGCGCTGCGGCCCTCCCCGGTGCGGGTGTGCGTGATGGGCGTCGACGAATGGGTCGACCTGCCATCGTGGCCGCCACCCGCGACGCCGGTCCGCTGGTATCTGCGGGCGGGCGGCGGGCTCTCGCGCGACCACGCCGATGCCGCCGAGGCGCCTTCGCGTTACCGCTACGATCCGGCCGACCCCACGCCCAGCGTCGGCGGGGCGGTGGTGCTCGGCGGCGGGCCCAAGGACAACCGCAGGCTCGAGACGCGGGCGGACGTGTTGATCTTCACCAGCGCGCCGATGAAGCGCCGCACCACCGTCATGGGAACGGTATCGGCAGTGCTGTACGTGCGTTCGTCCCTGGAACACACGGACTTCTTCGCCCGCCTGTGCGACGTGGCGCCCAACGGGAAGTCGATCAACATCTGCGACGGCATCGTCCGGCTCACGCCGGGATCGCCGGTGGACCAGGACGGCGTCCACCGCGTCACGGTGTCCCTGTCTCCCACCGCCCACTGCTTCCGCGCCGGTCACCGGATCCGGCTTCAGGTGTCCAGCGGGGCCCATCCTATGCACAACCGCAACCTGGGGACGGGAGAGCCGATCGCGACCGCGACAGCGATCCGGGTGGCTGACCAGGAGGTGCTCCACGACGAAGGCCACCCCTCGGCCGTCGTCCTTCCCGTCTCCTGA
- a CDS encoding HAD-IA family hydrolase: protein MIPFDAVLSDLDGVLRHFDHAAQADIEARYGLPLMKTALDPELIMPPTLGQVTEDEWFESIVAALGGDERARQAVTEFAQIRCWVDEEVRALLAKVQQHVPVVIVTNAMDRLEEQLDQLGLTYFADDVVSSAKVGVAKPDRRIYEIAAERAGAAPERCLFVDDRLHNVEAARALGMTGVHYRTYQDLAAVLTY, encoded by the coding sequence GTGATCCCCTTTGACGCGGTTCTGTCTGATCTCGATGGAGTGCTCCGCCACTTCGACCACGCGGCCCAGGCGGACATCGAGGCCCGTTACGGCCTCCCGCTCATGAAGACGGCCCTCGACCCCGAGCTGATCATGCCTCCCACGCTCGGCCAGGTCACCGAGGACGAGTGGTTCGAGTCCATCGTGGCCGCGCTGGGCGGCGACGAGCGCGCCCGCCAGGCGGTCACCGAGTTCGCGCAGATCCGGTGCTGGGTGGACGAGGAGGTCAGGGCGCTGCTGGCCAAGGTGCAGCAGCACGTGCCGGTGGTGATCGTGACCAACGCCATGGACCGGCTGGAGGAGCAGCTCGACCAGCTGGGGCTCACGTACTTCGCGGACGACGTGGTGAGCAGCGCGAAAGTGGGCGTGGCCAAGCCCGATCGCCGGATCTACGAGATCGCGGCCGAGCGGGCCGGTGCCGCCCCCGAGCGCTGCCTGTTCGTGGACGACCGGCTGCACAACGTGGAGGCGGCCAGGGCGCTCGGCATGACGGGCGTCCACTACCGGACGTACCAGGACCTGGCGGCCGTACTGACCTACTGA
- a CDS encoding TIGR03118 family protein, with protein sequence MRPRIITLCAVAVVLGATLTTPAHATTRNRFDVINLVSDIKGKAPVTDPKVVNPWGLAMGKTLWVSNTGTGSATVYSGTGKKEQTEVAIPGGAPTGQVFNPGEGFTVKGKPATFIFSSPSGAISGWNAEVDPANAIIAAFTRGADYKGLELVETDDSAFLLAADFASGRIHAFDDDFQPIHLKSWQFRDPGVPRTYKAYNVAVANGSIWVAYALRDESTGKPIFGTGKGFVSRFNAGGRVTGRISRVGLNAPWGITAAPKGWGQYSGALLVGNFGDGTVHVYKHSRHLGALRTSDGKPIVLPGLWDLEPGTAATGGENSLWFSAGIDGTKHGLIGIIAPQGTKPTSTGTPSGTPTNHPSGHQSSAPSSSPSSQNPYGGY encoded by the coding sequence ATGCGGCCACGCATCATCACACTCTGCGCTGTTGCGGTCGTTCTGGGAGCGACTCTCACCACTCCCGCACACGCCACCACCAGGAACCGTTTCGACGTCATCAACCTTGTGTCGGATATCAAGGGCAAAGCCCCTGTTACCGACCCCAAGGTCGTCAACCCGTGGGGCCTGGCCATGGGCAAGACTTTGTGGGTCTCGAACACCGGCACCGGCAGCGCCACCGTCTACTCCGGCACGGGCAAGAAGGAGCAGACCGAGGTGGCCATCCCGGGCGGAGCCCCGACGGGCCAGGTGTTCAACCCGGGCGAGGGCTTCACCGTCAAGGGCAAGCCCGCCACGTTCATCTTCTCCAGCCCGAGCGGCGCCATCAGCGGCTGGAACGCGGAGGTCGACCCGGCCAACGCGATCATCGCGGCCTTCACGCGCGGCGCCGACTACAAGGGGCTGGAGCTCGTCGAGACCGACGACAGCGCCTTCCTGCTGGCCGCCGACTTCGCCAGTGGGCGCATCCACGCCTTCGACGATGACTTCCAGCCCATCCACCTGAAGAGCTGGCAGTTCAGGGACCCGGGCGTCCCCCGGACGTACAAGGCCTACAACGTGGCGGTCGCCAACGGCAGCATCTGGGTGGCCTATGCCCTGCGTGACGAGTCCACCGGCAAGCCGATCTTCGGCACCGGCAAGGGCTTCGTGAGCCGTTTCAACGCCGGCGGACGCGTCACCGGCCGCATCTCCCGAGTCGGGCTCAACGCCCCCTGGGGGATCACCGCGGCGCCGAAGGGCTGGGGTCAGTACTCCGGCGCGCTGCTGGTCGGCAACTTCGGTGACGGCACCGTACACGTGTACAAGCACTCGCGGCACCTGGGCGCGTTGCGCACCTCCGACGGCAAGCCGATCGTGCTGCCCGGCCTCTGGGACCTGGAGCCCGGGACGGCCGCCACCGGCGGCGAGAACTCCCTGTGGTTCTCCGCAGGGATCGACGGCACCAAGCACGGCCTGATCGGCATCATCGCCCCGCAGGGCACCAAGCCGACGTCCACCGGCACGCCGTCGGGCACCCCGACGAACCACCCGTCGGGCCACCAGTCGAGCGCGCCCAGCAGCTCGCCGTCCTCCCAGAACCCGTACGGCGGGTACTGA
- a CDS encoding helix-turn-helix domain-containing protein, which yields MANFAERLDLALTKRGFTGAQVASALTEAGIPITRAYVSQLRTGKQTNPTLQVLRALASCLQVSVGWLVGDDYLESGAVEDLQLRAAAVGLNASGLSESSLTVLRGVVELARKAEGLSEESGPAAASDIPDAAAPLSGPQRRALGKRLHGLRLAADLSVEQVETAIGRGTAAIAAVEQGRIAPAPISVERLLTLYGVVAPPIREYVLSLARGEREAAWYDAQSVPVWLAATYALEQRATVIRTYQPQFVPPLLQTEEYARAAITAAGPGTLGQQTVDEALALVLARQEAVAGDSGIVVWAVIDESVLARSIVGPHVQLRQIEQLLDHAKRPNVSLHVVPMEEPAYVPRTGPFTLWRFAEAFEPDIACAHGIESDEIVADTAAVEAYHQAFTKLSVTTTTREETFEVLNFHRERLSRSLGK from the coding sequence GTGGCGAACTTCGCCGAGCGGCTCGATCTCGCGCTGACCAAGCGCGGCTTCACCGGCGCGCAGGTTGCCTCCGCCCTGACGGAGGCGGGCATCCCCATCACCCGCGCCTACGTCAGCCAGCTGCGCACCGGCAAGCAGACCAACCCGACGCTCCAGGTGCTCAGGGCGCTGGCCTCTTGCCTCCAGGTGAGTGTGGGCTGGCTGGTCGGTGACGACTATCTGGAGTCCGGCGCCGTCGAGGACCTCCAGCTGCGCGCGGCCGCCGTCGGCCTGAACGCCTCGGGGCTGTCCGAGAGCTCACTGACCGTCCTGCGCGGCGTGGTCGAGCTGGCGCGCAAGGCCGAGGGCCTGTCCGAGGAGTCCGGGCCCGCCGCCGCCTCCGACATCCCCGACGCGGCCGCGCCGCTGAGCGGGCCGCAGCGCCGGGCGCTCGGCAAGCGGCTGCACGGCCTGCGCCTGGCCGCCGACCTCTCGGTCGAGCAGGTGGAGACCGCCATCGGGCGGGGGACCGCCGCGATCGCGGCCGTCGAGCAGGGCAGGATCGCCCCCGCTCCCATCTCCGTCGAGCGTCTGCTCACCCTCTACGGCGTCGTCGCGCCGCCCATCCGCGAATACGTGCTCTCGCTGGCCAGGGGCGAGCGCGAGGCCGCCTGGTACGACGCGCAGTCGGTGCCGGTCTGGCTGGCCGCCACGTACGCGCTCGAGCAGCGGGCCACCGTGATCCGCACGTACCAGCCCCAGTTCGTCCCGCCGCTGCTGCAGACCGAGGAGTACGCCAGGGCCGCCATCACCGCGGCCGGGCCGGGGACGCTCGGGCAGCAGACGGTCGATGAGGCGCTCGCCCTCGTGCTGGCCCGCCAGGAGGCCGTGGCCGGCGACAGCGGCATCGTGGTGTGGGCGGTGATCGACGAGAGCGTGCTGGCACGCTCGATCGTCGGGCCGCACGTCCAGCTCCGCCAGATCGAGCAGCTCCTCGACCATGCCAAGCGGCCCAACGTCTCGCTGCACGTGGTGCCGATGGAGGAGCCGGCCTACGTGCCGCGCACCGGCCCGTTCACGCTGTGGCGCTTCGCCGAGGCCTTCGAGCCGGACATCGCGTGCGCGCACGGCATCGAGTCGGACGAGATCGTCGCCGACACGGCCGCGGTGGAGGCGTACCACCAGGCTTTCACGAAGCTGTCGGTCACGACGACCACGCGCGAGGAGACCTTCGAGGTCCTGAATTTCCATCGCGAACGGCTTTCGCGTTCTCTCGGAAAGTGA
- a CDS encoding helix-turn-helix domain-containing protein: protein MAMMVQTGLPPMMAKVLVNLFTSDTGGLTAAELVQRLRVSPASISKAVGYLERLGLVKREREGRRERYIVYDDVWYRAWSASARSIQMWAGTAQEGVSVFGAATPAGARLDTTSRFFQLLGRDMAKAAEHRRRGLSAARPAES, encoded by the coding sequence ATGGCGATGATGGTCCAGACCGGGCTCCCGCCGATGATGGCGAAGGTGCTCGTCAACCTGTTCACCAGTGACACCGGCGGCCTGACGGCGGCCGAGCTGGTCCAGCGGCTGCGCGTCAGCCCGGCGTCGATCTCCAAGGCCGTCGGCTATCTCGAACGCCTCGGCCTGGTCAAGCGCGAACGCGAAGGCCGGCGCGAGCGCTACATCGTGTACGACGACGTCTGGTATCGGGCGTGGTCGGCGAGCGCGCGGTCCATCCAGATGTGGGCGGGCACCGCCCAGGAGGGAGTCAGCGTCTTCGGCGCCGCCACTCCCGCCGGCGCCCGGCTCGACACGACGAGCCGGTTCTTCCAGCTTCTCGGCCGCGACATGGCCAAGGCGGCCGAGCATCGACGCCGCGGCCTATCGGCCGCTCGGCCCGCCGAGTCGTGA